The Corallococcus macrosporus genome segment TCGAGACCTACGCCTCGCCCGTCGTGAGCTCACCGAAGCGGCAGGCGCAGTACCATGCCTTCCACAAGGCGCTGCTCCCCAACCCGCTGGAGGGAATCGAGACGAAGCTGCGTCGCACCCACGTCCCGGTCCGCATCGTCTGGGGGGAGAGCGACGACTTCTTCTCGAGCGAGGACGCGCACTACCTCGACCGCATGTTCCCCGGCTCCCAGGGGATCCGCTTCGTGCCGGGCGGGAAGCTGTTCTTCCAGGAGGAGAACCCAGACATCATCGCGGAGGAAGCCCTCCGTCTGTGGAAGGTCCACTGAACATGGACAATGACGGTGGCGACCGTCAGCCCATGGACCTTCCGTGGCGGCTGCGATTAGCCTGTTCCCCGTTCGCTTCACACCGGAAGCGGATTCCATACCAACGGGGGGAAAAACCATGGGTCTTCTGAGCATGTTCCGCAGCGAAGCTCCGGCCAAGAAGGCGTCGGACGACGTGCTGTTGCTCCACACGATGCTCCTGATGGCTGGCGCCGACGGGTACCTCGACCAGGCCGAGGTGGAAGCGGTCGAGGCCTACTTCACCCAACTGCCGGAGTTCGAAGGCAAACAGTTCCAGGACGTCTACGCCGAGGCCAGGAAGCTCGTGGCCCGCTACTCCAACCTGCGTGAGTCCGTGAAGTCTCTCTCCGGCTTCTCCAGCGAGAGGGTGCGCAAGAAGGCGTTCGTGCTTGCCGCGGACCTGGCCATGGCCTCGGGGGACGTGAGCGAGACGGAGGACGAGCTGCTCACCGCCATGCAGCGTATCCTGGAGATCGACGACGGCACCGTGCAGAAGGTGCTCGACGTGCTCTCCATGAAGTACGCCCGCTAGACAGGAGCTGCGCCATGGCGAACGTGAATCCGAGCTCCTTCCAGTCCACCCTCGACCGCAAGCTGCGCACCGAACTGCTGGCCGACAAGGACGTCAAATGGGCGCTGCAGCGCGTGGACAAGGTGACCACGGGGCTCGGCTTCACCGCGCGGCGACGGCTGCTCGCCAACTCGCTGCGGCTGACTCGCTCCATGGCTCCGGCGGTCGCCGAGGCCCTGGCCGACTGCAAGGAGGTGCTTGGCTACGACAAGCCCGTCGAGGTCTTCGTCAAGCCGGACCCGATGATCAACGCCTCGGCGGTCTACAACCCGTCGGGTCATCCCCTCATCGTCCTCTCCTCGCGGCTCATCGAGGTGTTCACCGAGGCGGAGCTGCGCTTCGTCATGGGGCACGAACTGGGCCACCTGACGTTCGAGCACTTCGCCATTCCCATGCCCGCCACCGCCATCGTCGAGGACGCGGCGGGGGTCATCGTCCCACGCCACACCGCCCTCAAGCTGTACCTCTGGTGCCGGGCGGCCGAGGTCAGCGCGGACCGGGCCGGCCTGCTGTGTGGCAAGGACCCTGACGCCGCCGCCAGCGGCTTCTTCAAGCTGGCCAGCGGGCTTGCCTCCGGCTTCGTGAAGCCCGACCTGGAGGCGTATTCGCGTCAGGTGGACTCGCTCGTCTCCGCGCCCTCGGCCCGCGCGAAGCCGCACGAGGACGACGACACGCTGGACTGCTTCAGCACCCACCCCTTCAGTCCCCTTCGCGTGCGCGCCGTCGTCGCCTTCTCGAAGTCGAAGACCTACCGCGCGCTGGTGGGCCGCGCCGCTGGGGGCGAGGGCCTCTCGGACGAAGAAGTGGATTCCATCATCGAGCGAGACTTCCGGGAGATGGACGCGTCCTACCTCGAAGAGCAGTCCCCCCACGCCGAGCTGCTGCGGCGGGCCCTCTTCCTGGGAGGACTGCTGGTGGCCCACGCGCACGAGGGCGTTTCCGAGCGGGAGCTGCGGGCGCTCTCGGCGCTCCTCGGCTCCGAGCACGTCGGCGTGCTGCCCTCCATCGACGCCGCCCGGCGGGAGCTGACGGACGTGGCGGCCCGGGTGCGCGAGAAAGCGGCCACCTCCGAGCGGGCCCGGCTGCTGCAACACCTCACCCTGGTGGCGGCCGCGGATGGCAACGTGGCGGAAGAGGAGTTCATGGAGCTGCAGGGCCTGGCCGCGGCCCTGTCCGTTCCCGTGTCGCTCGTCGATGAGACGCTGCGCGGAGCCGCCCACCCGCTGGATTGAGGCGCATGCCCGAGGGGTGTCAGTATGACGCGCGCGAGGAGTTCCAGCGCGACCGCGCGACCCTGGCGGACCTGGGGCTGGAGTCCTTCCTGGGGGCCGATGGGCTCACGGACCTGCTGTCACTCTTCTCCCAGGACAACCTCCCCGCGGTGGAGCTGATCCGGATGATTCAGCGCCTGCACACTCCAGGCTACGAGCAGGCGCGGTTCCATGTGAGCGCGGCTACCGCCGACGGCGTCATCGCGCCGGACCTGCCTCCCGGCTTCTACTGGCAGGACGAGCTTGCCAGGGTGCTCGACTGGGCCGAAAGCCAGGGGCGGAAGCCCTGAAGAGACGGCGGGTGCGCCAGCGCGCCGGCGGTTCGGGTGGGGGTTTCGGACGTTTCGCGGCCCCGCGGGGCATCAATCACTTTGAGTCAGAAGGCGTTACTCCACTGGGAAGGCCGCGTCAGTGCCACCCCGGGGGAACCCATGTCGCTGAAGCTCCTGTCGCGGACGGTCGCGTCCGCCTGCGTGCTGTTGCTGCTGTCGGCGTGCCAGAGCGCGGGCAATCCCATCCCGCCACCCGATGACACACCCTGCCGTGGCACCGCATCCGTCCAGACACCGGTGCGCGAGAAGTTCCTCACGGTCGCGAAGCCGGTCTCCGGTGAGTACGTCGTCGTGCTCAAGGAGCCCCGGGAAGGGGACGCCGCGCCCACGCCGGATGTGGTCGCGCGGAACCTGACCGAGCGCTTCGGCGGCAAGGCCTTCCTCGTGTACGCGCACGCGCTGCGGGGCTTCGCCGCGCGCATGAGCGACAAGCAGGCCCGTGCCATGGCCTCCGCGCCCGAGGTGGCGTACGTGCAACAGAATGGCGTGGTGACGCTGGAGGAGAGCCAGTCGGATGCGACGTGGGGACTGGACCGCATCGACCAGCGCGACCTGCCGCTCAACCAGCTCTACCAGTACCAGACGCAGGGCCGGGGCGTGCACGTGTATGTCATCGACACGGGCCTGCGCCCCACGCACCAGGAGTTCGCCGGGCGGGCGGACATCGCCTTCGACGCCGTCAACGACGGCCGCAACGGCGTGGACTGCAACGGCCATGGCACCCACGTGGCCGCCACGGTGGGCGGCCGCGTGTATGGCATTGCCAAGAGCGCGTCGCTGCACGCGGTGCGCGTGCTGAACTGCGAGGGCTCCGGGACGACGGCGGGCGCGGTGGCGGGCGTGGACTGGGCGACCGAGCACCACCAGTCCCCGGCGGTGGCCAACATGAGCCTGGGGGGCGGGGAGGACGCGGCGCTCGACGATGCCGTGCGCCACTCCATCGCGGCGGGCGTGATGTATGTGCTGGCGGCGGGCAACGAGAACCAGGACGCGTGCAGGCGCTCTCCCGCGCGCACCGCCGAGGCCATCACCGTGGGGGCCACCACCAGCGCGGACCGGCGGGCGTCCTTCTCCAACCATGGCGACTGCGTGGACGTCTTCGCGCCCGGCGAGGGCATCCTCTCGGCCTGGGCCAGCGATGACATGGCGACCCGGACGCTGAGCGGCACGTCCATGGCCACGCCGCACGTCACCGGCATCGTCGCGCTCTTCCTGGAGGCCCATCCCGCCTCCGCGCCGCAGGCGGTCATCACCGCCATGACGGGCAACGCCACGCCGGACAAGGTGGGCAACCCCGGGCGCTGCTCACCGAACCGGATGGTCTACTCGGGCTTCATCTCACCCCTGCGGGCCCCCACCGTCCGCAACGGCGGGGAGTAGCGGCACGTCCCCCGGGCCACGGAGGGGGCGGGGAGGGGGCCGCCCGCGTGGATGGGGTGCCGGGTGCGGCCGTCGCGGAGGTCGCTACCTTGAGGCGGGAGGTCGCGCTCCTGACGCGCGACACGCCTGCCCATGGACCTCTACAGCGCCGCCAGGCGGATGGCCCGCCCGTTCCGTTTCACCAACCCGGCGTCCTACCGGGAGGTCCCCCTGGCGGGCCGCGGGCTGATTGGCGATGGGTGCTCCTGCGCGCTCGTCCGGCCGGACGGCGTCATCGACTGGCTCTGCTTCCCCCGCTTCGACAGCCCGAGCGTCTTCGCGGGCATCCTCGATGACGAGAAGGGAGGCATCACCGGCATCACGCCCGTCGTGTGGCCCTTCGAGAGCCTGCAGCGCTACGACCCGGACACCAACGTCCTGGAGACGCTGTTCCGCTTCGAGCGCAAGGGAGCCATCCGCATCATCGACTACATGCCGTGGACCAACGACCCGCGCTCCACCGTCCACGAGGTGCACCGGCGCATCGAGTGCCTGGAGGGCCCGGTGGAGCTGAACATCGTCTTCGACCCGCGCTTCGGCTACGGCGCGTCGCGGACGCGGGTGGAGCGGGAGGAGCACGGCCTGGTCGCTCGCGGGTCGGGAGGGGAGCGGCTGGTCGCCGTGCTCAGCGGGGAGGCGGAGTGGCGGCCCTGCGAGTCGCCGCACGGCCAGGCCTGCCGGGGAGACTCGGGCCTCCAGACGCGCATCCGGATGGGGCCGGGCGAGCGGCGCTGGATGATCCTCTCGTGGGATTCCGACCGGCCGGAGCCGCTTGCCGCGTACCGGCCCTTCGACCACCTGCGGGACACGCGCCAGGCCTGGCGCGAGTGGGCGCAACAGCTCCACTACGAAGGGCCGTGGCGGCACCACGTGCTGCGCTCCGCGCTGGCGCTGAAGCTGCTGATGTACGGCCCCACGGGCGCGATGGTGGCCGCGCCCACCACCTCACTCCCCGAGTGGATTGGAGGGCCCCGCAACTGGGACTACCGCTTCAGCTGGGTCCGCGACTCCGCGATGGCGGTGCGCGCCACCAACCTCCTTGGCTTCGAGCGGGAGTCGCGCGAGTTCTTCTACTTCGTGCGCGACACGTTGCAGCGCGGGGACGCGCTCCAGGTGATGTACTCGCTGGACGGGGCCGCCGTGCCGCCGGAGCGGGAGCTGGAGCACCTGGCGGGCTTCCAGGGCTCGCGGCCGGTGCGGCTGGGAAACGACGCGAAGGACCAGTTCCAGTTCGACACCGCGGGCGCGCTGCTCGACGCCGCGTACCTCTACGAGCGCTCCGGCGGGAAGCTGCCGCTGCGCACCTGGAGGCTGCTGCGTTCGGTCATCCAGACCACCGCCCGCCGCTGGAGCGAGCCCGACCACGGCATCTGGGAGCCGCGACGGGAGATGCGGCACAACGTCCACTCGAAGCTCATGGGGTGGCTGGCCCTGCGCCGGGGGCAGCACCTGGCACGGCTCTTCGGGGAGACGGCGCTGGAGCAGTCCAGCGCCGCCCTGGCGGACGTCATCCGGGCGGACATCCTGCGCAACGGCGTGGATCCGGCGCGCAAGCACTTCGTCGGCTTCTACGGAGGGAACGAGCCGGACGCCGCGCTGCTCTTGCTGCCCATCGTGGGCTGCTTCCGGGGGACGGATCCGTTCATCGTGAGGACGCTCGACTGGCTGCGCGCGGAGCTGGGCACGGGGCCGTTCCTGCGCCGATACCGGATGGATGACGGGGTGGGGGGGCCGGAGGGAGGCTTCATCCTCTGCGGTTTCTGGCTGGCGGAGGCGCTGACGCTGGCCAATCGCATCCAGGAGGCCGAGGACGTCTTCGTCGCGCACGCGGAGGCGTCGAACCACCTGGGGCTGCTGGCGGAGGAGATCCACCCGCTGACGCGCGAGCAGCTGGGAAACTTCCCGCAGGCCTTCAGCCACCTGGGCCTCATCAGCGCCGCCGCGCGCATCGACCGCGCGCTCAGGCTCCGGGACGAAGGGCAGTCGGAGCCTCCGCACCTCCTGGAGCCCGAGCCGCCAGCCATTGGCTGACCCTGCTCCACCTCTGACAGGGAATGCCCTGTCAGAGGTGGTCGCCGCGGGGACCTCAGTTGCTCAGGCAGACCCACTTGTTGGCGGGGATCTCCTGACAGAAGCACTCGCCAAAGGTGCCATTGGCCCACTGGCAGCCCGTCTCCGCGCCCGGAGTGCAGCGGCGGGTCTGGAGCGTCTCGCAGCTGCTGAGCAGCTCGGAGGAGGCCTGACCGGTCTGCTGCATCCCGCTCTCGGCACCGTCCGTCACCTCAGCGCCACCGCAGCCCATTCCGAAGATGGAGACGACGGCGAACATCGCGAACCCACGAAGCATCATGCGGTACTCCTTTTCGATGGTGAGACGCCGATGCAAATGCATACGCGAATGCGGGTCAAGGTTTGTATTTAAATCATGATGTCGTTGGAAAGCTGCGCGCGGAGCGGTCGCGATGTTTGGAATTGCGGAACAATTCCGGTGTCCCATGTCAGTGATTCGCGGGAGGCCGCTGCTTTGCATGGAGGCTCAGCAGGACGCCCGTGAGCAGCGCGGCGCCACCCAGGAGCAGCCGCTGGGTGAGGGGCTCGCCGAGCAGCAGCACCGCGCCCATCGCCGCGATGACCGGGACGCACAGCTGCACCACCGCCGCACGCGCGCTGCTCAGGTGGGGCAGCGCCGCGTACCAGAGGCTGTAGCCCACGCCGGAGGCGAGCGCGCCCGAGGTGGCCGCGAGCAGCAGCCCCTTCGACGAAAGGTGTGGGGCCGCGTCCAGCGCGGGCGAGAGCAGCACGAGCGCCAGGGCCAGCGGCACGCCGCGCAGGAAGTTGCCAGCCGTCGCCGCGAGCGGATCCGTGCTCCCGCGTCCCCGCAGGCTGTAGATGCCCCACGCCGCGCCCGCCGCGGCCATGAGCCCCGCGCCCAGCGCATCCGGCGCGCTCGCTCCAGGAAGCGTGAGCCCCGCGAGGCCCGCGAGCGCCACCGCGAGCCCGGCCCATTCGAGCGCGCGGGGCCGCTCACCGCGCGCGAGTCCCGCCGCGAGCATGGTGAGCTGCACGCAGCCGAAGAGCAGCAGGGCGCCCACGCCCGCCCCGATGCGCACGTAGGCGAAGCTGAAGCCCGCCGCGTACACGAAGAGCGCGAGCGCCGAGGCCCAGCTCCCGTGCCCCGCCGCCGTGGGTCCGCCCCGCCGGAGCCGCAGCAGCAGCGCGAGCACCAGCGCTCCCGACGCGAGCCGGACCAGCGTGAACGCGCCCGCGTCGATGCTGCGCGCCGCGCCTCCGGAGAGGGCCGCGCGGCACAGCAGCGAGTTCGCGGCGAAGCCCAGGAGGGCCAGCAGGGTGAGGAGGGGCGTGCTCACGCCGCAGGGACATAGCGGGCCTCGGGAGGGCCCCACCCGGCGTCCCCGCCCCGTCCGTTGAAAGGACGACAAGGATTTCACCCCTCCACGTTTGAGGGGTGTCGGCCGGTGGGGCACACCGGTTGAGGGGGAGCCTTTTTCATGCGAGCAGGGGTCGAGAGGCACGCGCTGCGTCAGTGCGGGGTCATGGCCGCGGTGCTGGTGTTGCTGTGCTCCGTGGAGGCCTTCGCGGGCCCGGAGCTGGACTGGCTGGCGTCCCAGCAGAATGTGGACGGCAGCTACGGCGACACGCCTGCTTCGCTCGCGACGCCCTCGCAGACGACCTCCGAGGTCCTGCGCGCGCAGTTGCTGCTCGACCAGGCGCTCCTGCCCGGCTTCGAGTCGGCGTTCACCTGGCTCGACTCCCGGACCGAGGTCCACGCGGAGCTGCTCGCGCGAAGGCTCACGGTCACCGCGCTCGCGGGCCGGCCGACCGTGCTCACGGCGAACGCGCTGCTCTCGCTCCAGACCCGCGGCGGGGGTTTCTCCCACCAGCTGGGTTTCGCTCCAAGCGTGCGGGACACCGCGATGGCGCTGGAGGCCCTGGCGGCGGCCAACCAGGGCGCCACGCCCCAGGCGTCCCGGGCCGTGGCCTTCCTCCTCTCGTGCCAGCTGGGCAACGGCGGCTGGGCGGAGGGCGTCAACGAGGCGTCCCCCTTCCTCTCCGCGGTGGCGCTGCGCTCGCTCTGGCCGTACCGGGCCATCTATGGAGGCGTCGCGGCGGCGCTGACCCGGGCCCAGGGGTTCCTTTGGTCCCGGCGCGGGACGGACGGACTGTGGGGCGAGGACTTCGTGAGCGCGCACGCGCTGCTCGCGTTGGTGCCCACCGTCTCGGAGGCGGCGGTGCTGGACCCGGCCGTGGCGGCCCTGAAGGGGCATCAAGCGCCGGACGGCAGCTGGGGCCAGGACGCGTACACCACCGCGCTGGTGCTCCAGGCCCTCAAGGTCCATGCGGCCCGGCAGACGGGGGAGACCCCGGCGCCCACGGGCTCCGTGGCGGGCTACGTCGTGCGCGCTCACGGCACCGAGCCCCTGCCGGGCGTCACCGTGGCCGTGGGCGGCGCCGAGGAGCTCTCCGTCACCACCAACGCGGACGGCTACTTCCTGCTGCCCCACCTGCCTCCGGGCGCCTTCACGCTGACCGCCTCCCGCGCGGGCTTCCTCCCCGCCAGCGTCGTGGTGGAGGTGCAGCCCCGGCAGGTCACCCTCGCCGGCAGGCTGGCGCTGGACGTGGCCACGCAGACGGGCCTCGTGGCGGGCTCGGTGGTGGACTCGGTGACGCGGCAGCCGCTGTCCTCCGTGCAGGTGGTCCTGCAGGGGCCCACGTCGCGCGCGGTGCTCACGGACGCGCGCGGTGACTTCGACTTCGGCCCGGTGACGCCGGGGACGTACGCGCTGGGCTTCCAGAAGGCGGGCTACCGCGCGGTGTCGGGAGAGGCCGTCGTGGTGGCGGGCGGGAGGCTGGAGGCCCACCCCGCGCTGACGCCGGACGACGTGCCCGTGGAGGACGGTCCTGGCGCGGTGTCCGGACGGGTGGTGGACGGCAAGACGGGCCTGCCGCTCGCGGGCGCACGCTTCGCGCTGAGCGCCAGCCAGCAGGTCCTCACGGGCCCGGACGGCACCTTCGCGCTCGCGTCCGTGCCGCGCGGCAGCTACGCGGGCACGCTGAGCGCTTCGGGCTACCAGTCCCTGACCTTCAGCCTCATGTTCAGCCCGGGCGCGAGCGGTGCGCTGGGCGTGATGACGCTGTTCCCGGTGGACGTGACGCCCGCGCCCACGCGGCTGACGCTGCGGGGCAGCGTGACGGACGGCGTGAAGGGCACGCCCGTGGCCCAGGCCCACGTGACGCTGACGGAGACGGGGCAGTCCGTCACCACCGGCGCGGACGGGCGCTTCGTCCTGGCGGACCTGACGTTGCAGGCCTTCAACCTCGCGGTGGCGGCGCCGGGGTACGCCCCCGCCACCTACGCCATCCAGGTGGGGGCCTATGGCGAGGCGGTGGTGGAGCTGAAGCTGTCGCCGCCCGGCAGCAGCGCCACCACCAGCACCCTGTCCGGCCTGGTGACGGACGCGGCGCAGGGCCTGCCCCTCCAGGGGGCCCGCGTCGCCATCGCGGGCACCGCGCTGTCCGCCCTCACCGGCCCGGATGGCGCCTTCAGCCTGAGCGGCATCCCGGCGCTGGAGTTCACCGTGGAGGTCTCCGCGGTGGGTCATGCGCCCAGGACGGTGGCCGTGCAACTGGTCGCGCACGGTGGCTACACGCTGGACTCCGCGCTGGAGCCGGTGTCCACGGACGGCTTCCAGGTGGTGTCCCTGGAGGCGACGCAGCCGGAGGCGGGCGCCAACGGCACCGTCGTCTTCACAGCGCGCATCGCCAGCCTGCTGGGCGCGCCCCAGTCGGTGCTGGTGCTGGGCGTCGTCCAGGACGCGGCCGGCACGGAGGTCGCGTCGGTGACGCCCTACGCGGTGGGCACCGAGCAGCCCGCCTCCAGCTTCAGCTTCGCGCCGGGCGAGGAGAAGACGCTCACCGTCCCGTGGAAGACGGTGCAGTTCTCTCCGGGCGTGTACCGCCTGGTGCTGCGCGTGGTGGAGCCGGGCACCGTCACGCGCGCCCTGCCCACCGGTGAGGTGCTGGCGGAGGCCGCGGCCTCCTCGCGCATCCTCCCCACCTCCGCGCTGAGTGGCGCGATGAGCCTGTCGCCCCCGCTCACCCAGGCGGGCGTCCCCACGCCGGTGGCCTTCACGGCGCTGCTGCGCAACGCGGGCAACGTGCCGCTCGCGGCGGGCGCGTACTCGCTCACCGTCGTGCACCCGGACACGTCGGAGGTGCTCTACACGGCGCAGGCCACCGCGGCCGCGCTGCCGGTGGGCGGGCTCGCCACGGTGTCGCTGGGCAGCTTCACGCCGCTCGTGGCGGGCAACCTCCAGGTGCGCGTGCGGCCCCAGACGCCGGGCGTCGCGGGTGAGGTGACGGACCGGCTCTACGTGGGCGACAAGGCCACGGGCAGCTTCACCGTCAGCCGCACCGTCGTGCCGGAGGGCACGCAGACGGTGCGCGGCCACATCGGTCTGCAGGGCGTGGACACCGCGCAGGGCGGCAGCACGGATCCGCTGTTCGCGTTCGTGAAGGAGGCGGTGCGCCGGGGTGGTGAATACACCGCGCCCCAGGCGGAGGCCTGGCACCGGGCGAACCGCTGCCTGGGCTGCCACATCCAGACCCAGAGCCTGCTGGGACTCGCCAGCTCCTTCGACAAGGCCCCGGTGGACCGGCGGGCCGCGACGTCGCTCTACAACAACGTCTCCACCAGCCCGTACGCGGACGGCGCGCTGCGCATCTCCCACCCGGAGTTCACCCGCACGCAGACGACGCTGGGCCTGTGGTCGCTGTCCGCGTGGCCGGACGTGCCGGGCACCTTCCGCGCGAAGTACCGGGCGGCGCGCTTCCTCTTCGACCGCCGCCAGCAGTCCGGGGACCGGACGTGGTTCACGCCGGACTACGGCGGCTACTGGTTCGGCTCGGACGTGGGCCACACGGCCCTGACGGTGAAGGGCTTCGCCAACCTGCTGAAGGACGCCACGCGCCCGGACATGGCCGCGGGCGTCACGGACTACGCGCTCGTGCCGGTGGGCAGCGTGTCGACGGGCGCGAACGGCGTCGTCGACCTGGCCACGGGACCGGACGGCACGCTGTACGCGCTCAAGAGCCAGGGCGTCATCGACCGGCTGGACCTGGTGACGGGCGCGGCCACGACGGTGGTGACGGGCCTGCCCACGCCGGTGTCCTCGCTGTCCCTCGCGGCGGATGGCACCTTCTTCGTCACCCGGCAGTCCAACCCCACCGTCATCAAGGTGCGCGGGGACGGCACGCGCGACAACTTCTTCGCGGGCGGCTACCTCACCGACGGCGCGCTCGGGCCGGATGGCTGGCTGTACGCGCCGGACTACTACGGCCAGCGCGTGCTGCGCGTGTCCCCCACGGGCCAGGTGGAGACGTATGCGCAGGGCGGGCTCTTCAGCTACCCCCAGGGCGTGGCCTTCGACGCGGAGGGCCGCCTGCTGGTGGCAAACGCCTCCGCGTACAACCTGCTCCAGGTGGCGGCGGACCGCACCGTGTCCGTGAAGGCGGAAGGCCTGGCGTACACGCCCCAGCGGATGGTGCTCGCGCCGGACGGCAGCGTGTACGTGCTCGCGTCCCAACCGTACTCGGAGGGAGTGCTGCGCGTGCGTCCGGACGGCAGCGCAGAGCGCGTCGCGGAGCTGAGCGCGCCCCGGGCCCTGGCCTTCGTGGGAGAGCGGCTGCTCGTCGCCGCCGCCTCCGGGGCTCCGCTCCGCGAGCTCCAGCGCGCGCCGCTGGACACGTCCGCGCTCGCGGCCTTCCGCGCGGAGGTGCCCCGGGCGGTGCGCTACCTGCTCGCCAGCCACCAGGACAACTCGACCGACAACCTCACCCACGCGCTGCGGATGATGGGGCTCGCGGAGGCGCGCCCGGTGCTGGACGACAGCGCCCTGCTCGCGCAGGTGGAGGCGGCCATCACCTACGAGGCGAACCTGCTGCGCTCGCGCCAGCGCGCGGACGGCGGTTGGGGCCGCTATGTCGGCCAGGGCAGTGACCCGCTGGTGGCGGCGATGGTGGGCATCGCGCTGGAGTACACGGAGCCGTCTCCCACCGACCCGCAGATCCGCCGCATCATCCAGTACCTGCTCGCCACCCAGCGCGCGGACGGCTCCTGGGACAACGTGAACAACGGCCTGAGCACGCGGCTGGCCTCCACCAGCTTCGTGATGGTCTTCATGCCCAAGGCCCTGGAGCGGCTGGGCGGGCTGGACGTGGACCTGCACGTCGAGCTGCCGGCGACGGTGGCGCTCTCCAACCCCACGGTCGCGCCCACCACGGCGGTGCCCGGACCGGACGGGAGCACCGCGTACACCTGGAAGCTGCTGGGCGTTACCCACGCCGGACGCGACGTGGACTTCGACCTCACGCTGCACGCGCTGGCGCTGGGCGAGGCGCGCCCCGTGGCGCTGCGCGCGGAGCTGGAGTTCAAGAACTCCTTCCTGGAGGAGACGGTGAAGTCGCCCCTGGACGTGCCCACCGTGCGCGCGGCCAGCGGCCTGACGCTCGCCATCGCGGCGGCCCCCGGCACGGCCCCTGCGCACACGCCCGTGGCCCTGAGCGCCACGGTGACGAACACCGGCCTGGCGTCCGCCTCCGGCCAGGTGGCGCTGGTCATCCGTGCCGCCGGAAGCACGGAGCCCACGGCCACGCTGCCGCCCCTGATGCTGGGCGAGCTGGCCCCGGGCGCGCAGCGCGTCCTGCCCACGACCTGGGACACCGGGGACACGCTCGCGGGCCCCTATGAAGTGCACGGCCGGCTGCTGGATGCGCAGGGCCGCGTGGTCGCCGAGGGCGTGGCTCCCTTGCGCATCACCGCCCCGGAGGCCGTCGCCTCCACCGCCCTCACCACGGACAAGCCGGTGTACGGCGCGTGGGACGCGGTGCGCATCACGGGCCGCGTGGCCAACGTGGCGCCCAACGCGCTGCTGGCCCCCTCCAAGGTGGAGGTGACGGTGCGCACGCCCGGTGGCGCGGTGCTGGCCACCGAGACGCGGGACGTGCACCAGTTGATGCCCGGCACGAGCCTGGACCTGCCCTTCCCGCTGACGCTGCACGACGCCGCGTCCGGCACCTACCCGGTGACGCTCACGCTGAAGGACGCGCTCACCCGGCAGGTGCTGAGCACCCGCGCCACCACCTTCCAGGTGGAGCGGCGGGACCTGGACGGCCTCACGGGCGGCGTGACGGTGGCGCTGCCGCAGGTGTCCGCGGGCGTGCCCAACACCTGCACGGACACCGTGCGCAGCCTGTCCGCGAGCGGCGCGGCCGGGGTGACGCTGGTGCGCCAGGTGCTCGCGCTGGGCACGGGCGCGGTGGTGGCGCAGACGCGCCAGACCGTGGACCTGGTGGGCACGGCGCCCCACGTCGAGCCGCGCATGGTCGCGACGGCCGGACTCGCCACGGGCGACTACGCCTGCGCGCTCCAGGCGGAAGGGCCGGGGGGAACGCGCTCGCTGGGCTTCGCGCCCTTCCGCGTCGAGGCGCCGGCCGTCCGGCTGGAGGCCTCGCTCACGCCGATGAACCGGGGCCGGTTGCTGGTGCTGCTCGACGCGCCCGTCGAGGGCAGTGGCCACGACAACGACACCTACGGCCCCACGGGCGCGCCGGGACTGCTCGCCCAGAAGGCCTTCCTGGAGACCCTGCTCACCCAGGCGGGCTGGGCGTACACCCTCATCCAGCAGGACCAGGG includes the following:
- a CDS encoding carboxypeptidase regulatory-like domain-containing protein, with translation MRAGVERHALRQCGVMAAVLVLLCSVEAFAGPELDWLASQQNVDGSYGDTPASLATPSQTTSEVLRAQLLLDQALLPGFESAFTWLDSRTEVHAELLARRLTVTALAGRPTVLTANALLSLQTRGGGFSHQLGFAPSVRDTAMALEALAAANQGATPQASRAVAFLLSCQLGNGGWAEGVNEASPFLSAVALRSLWPYRAIYGGVAAALTRAQGFLWSRRGTDGLWGEDFVSAHALLALVPTVSEAAVLDPAVAALKGHQAPDGSWGQDAYTTALVLQALKVHAARQTGETPAPTGSVAGYVVRAHGTEPLPGVTVAVGGAEELSVTTNADGYFLLPHLPPGAFTLTASRAGFLPASVVVEVQPRQVTLAGRLALDVATQTGLVAGSVVDSVTRQPLSSVQVVLQGPTSRAVLTDARGDFDFGPVTPGTYALGFQKAGYRAVSGEAVVVAGGRLEAHPALTPDDVPVEDGPGAVSGRVVDGKTGLPLAGARFALSASQQVLTGPDGTFALASVPRGSYAGTLSASGYQSLTFSLMFSPGASGALGVMTLFPVDVTPAPTRLTLRGSVTDGVKGTPVAQAHVTLTETGQSVTTGADGRFVLADLTLQAFNLAVAAPGYAPATYAIQVGAYGEAVVELKLSPPGSSATTSTLSGLVTDAAQGLPLQGARVAIAGTALSALTGPDGAFSLSGIPALEFTVEVSAVGHAPRTVAVQLVAHGGYTLDSALEPVSTDGFQVVSLEATQPEAGANGTVVFTARIASLLGAPQSVLVLGVVQDAAGTEVASVTPYAVGTEQPASSFSFAPGEEKTLTVPWKTVQFSPGVYRLVLRVVEPGTVTRALPTGEVLAEAAASSRILPTSALSGAMSLSPPLTQAGVPTPVAFTALLRNAGNVPLAAGAYSLTVVHPDTSEVLYTAQATAAALPVGGLATVSLGSFTPLVAGNLQVRVRPQTPGVAGEVTDRLYVGDKATGSFTVSRTVVPEGTQTVRGHIGLQGVDTAQGGSTDPLFAFVKEAVRRGGEYTAPQAEAWHRANRCLGCHIQTQSLLGLASSFDKAPVDRRAATSLYNNVSTSPYADGALRISHPEFTRTQTTLGLWSLSAWPDVPGTFRAKYRAARFLFDRRQQSGDRTWFTPDYGGYWFGSDVGHTALTVKGFANLLKDATRPDMAAGVTDYALVPVGSVSTGANGVVDLATGPDGTLYALKSQGVIDRLDLVTGAATTVVTGLPTPVSSLSLAADGTFFVTRQSNPTVIKVRGDGTRDNFFAGGYLTDGALGPDGWLYAPDYYGQRVLRVSPTGQVETYAQGGLFSYPQGVAFDAEGRLLVANASAYNLLQVAADRTVSVKAEGLAYTPQRMVLAPDGSVYVLASQPYSEGVLRVRPDGSAERVAELSAPRALAFVGERLLVAAASGAPLRELQRAPLDTSALAAFRAEVPRAVRYLLASHQDNSTDNLTHALRMMGLAEARPVLDDSALLAQVEAAITYEANLLRSRQRADGGWGRYVGQGSDPLVAAMVGIALEYTEPSPTDPQIRRIIQYLLATQRADGSWDNVNNGLSTRLASTSFVMVFMPKALERLGGLDVDLHVELPATVALSNPTVAPTTAVPGPDGSTAYTWKLLGVTHAGRDVDFDLTLHALALGEARPVALRAELEFKNSFLEETVKSPLDVPTVRAASGLTLAIAAAPGTAPAHTPVALSATVTNTGLASASGQVALVIRAAGSTEPTATLPPLMLGELAPGAQRVLPTTWDTGDTLAGPYEVHGRLLDAQGRVVAEGVAPLRITAPEAVASTALTTDKPVYGAWDAVRITGRVANVAPNALLAPSKVEVTVRTPGGAVLATETRDVHQLMPGTSLDLPFPLTLHDAASGTYPVTLTLKDALTRQVLSTRATTFQVERRDLDGLTGGVTVALPQVSAGVPNTCTDTVRSLSASGAAGVTLVRQVLALGTGAVVAQTRQTVDLVGTAPHVEPRMVATAGLATGDYACALQAEGPGGTRSLGFAPFRVEAPAVRLEASLTPMNRGRLLVLLDAPVEGSGHDNDTYGPTGAPGLLAQKAFLETLLTQAGWAYTLIQQDQGEKRFGNELRTGGYTAYALFTEFFTLNAQVQKELREAVFRGEGLLIAGDHDARNKAVQDALGVRYSSTTVSKVERVMLDAAEFPLLSGELAVLASERPLRVERVGAQRLGTYVLAAGTPLPPTPLEALTLNSYGEGDAGFAGMDLLAIATRDGQASLAADVLRALLERVRPGALPTGARAVVPLRLEVTNPGIAVPVTTGVALPPGAEVVDAGGGQVQGGTVRHAFALAAGETKQVRLWVRLPPEAGPAVFQAVVEGTLGGPPVTVTASTTLPVTAPPSLPSIRAQLNALVAAGHPASTALKKASALVGMAIAETYPDLVIEDVTLATDALLPVTDAQGMAPRVALGTWLRHATLGKEAPH